The Streptomyces sp. ALI-76-A nucleotide sequence GATGGCGGGCAACCTCGACCTGGTCGACGACGTCCCCGCCGCCCAGCTCAAGAACGCCGCGAACGACCTCGGCGACCGGTACATCAACACGCCCGCGGGCATCATCCAGACCCTCTCCTTCCCGCACTACGACGCCCAGTGGAACAAACCCGGGATGGAGAAGGTCCGCAAGGGCCTGTCCATGGCCATCGACCGGGAGCAGATCACCGACACGATCTTCCAGAAGACCCGCACCCCCGCCACGGACTGGACGTCCCCGGTCCTCGGCGAGGACGGGGGCTACAGGGAAGGCCTGTGCGGCGCGGCCTGCGAGCACCGGCCCGACGAGGCCAGGAAGCTGATCGAGGAGGGCGGCGGCCTCCCCGGCGGCCAGGTCAGGATCACGTACAACGCGGACACCGGGTCGCACCGCGAGTGGGTCGACGCGGTCTGCAACTCCGTCAACAACGCCCTCGACGACGACAAGGCCTGCGTCGGCAACCCGATCGGCACCTTCGCCGACTTCCGCGACCGGATCGGCGACGAGAAGATGCCCGGCCCGTTCCGGGCCGGCTGGCAGATGGACTACCCGCTGATCCAGAACTTCCTCCAGCCGCTCTACTACACCAACGCCTCCTCCAACGACGGCAAGTGGAGCAACAAGGACTTCGACCGGCTCGTCGACGAGGCCAACGCCGAGACCGACACCGGGGCGGCGGTGGAGAAGTTCCAGCAGGCCGAAGAGGTCCTGCGGGACGACATGGGCGCCATCCCGCTCTGGTACCAGAACGGCAGCGCCGGCTACTCGGACCGGCTCTCCGACGTCCGGCTCAACCCGTTCAGCGTCCCCGTCTACAACGAGATCAAG carries:
- a CDS encoding ABC transporter substrate-binding protein, with the translated sequence MRGATHATWAACAVTAALAATACGGGGGDSGADGAAVLSASWGDPQNPLEPANTNEVQGGKVLDMIFRNLKRYDPETGEAEDMLAERIETSDSRNFTITVKDGWTFSNGEKVTARSFVDAWNYGASLRNNQKNAYFFGYIEGYDKTHPEDGAEQSADTLSGLKVVDDRTFTVELSQKFSTFPDTLGYPAYAPLPRAFFDDHDAWVKKPVGNGPYTVESYAKGSQMSLRTWDAYPGPDKARNGGVDLKVYTDNNTAYTDLMAGNLDLVDDVPAAQLKNAANDLGDRYINTPAGIIQTLSFPHYDAQWNKPGMEKVRKGLSMAIDREQITDTIFQKTRTPATDWTSPVLGEDGGYREGLCGAACEHRPDEARKLIEEGGGLPGGQVRITYNADTGSHREWVDAVCNSVNNALDDDKACVGNPIGTFADFRDRIGDEKMPGPFRAGWQMDYPLIQNFLQPLYYTNASSNDGKWSNKDFDRLVDEANAETDTGAAVEKFQQAEEVLRDDMGAIPLWYQNGSAGYSDRLSDVRLNPFSVPVYNEIKVG